TACCATTCATGCGGGTCTTTCATTCACCATTGGTACATCAGTCATCCATTCTTCCCACAGAGTtagttaaaataattaaaaatttcggagcaaaaaatttttttcgcgaTTGTCCATTTTCAAGGCACACTATAACATCGATTGGATccaaagacgaagaaaaacgTATTGGGACTATTTATAACTTGGAATTGGAAAGTTGGGAATCTGGAGTTCACTGGAGTATTTACGCTTAAATCAATGACAAATAAGCAAGACAAGAAGACTCAACTTTCTctttacattgaaaattaatttttatttcgaaattgttcaattgagaatgaatttattgaatgatGGAACAATTATCTTTTCACTCATCTACTTAACAGCAAGTAGTGCAAGCGCACTTCTTTGGTGGaggatttgaatttgaattgtcTGTAAACCCACGTTACCATTGATGTCACGAATTGGTTCCGCTTGAACACCAGCAAAAACAGCGAAAAGAGCAGCTGCTAGAAGTAGGACAAATTTGAAGATTTGCATCTGGAAGTGGATTATTGATTAGAAGAGGATCAACTTGGGTGTCgtctaaaaattcttactTTGATTTATTGTTGAGTGGTTTTTCTTGACTCGAAGATTCGAATTAAACTGATGACACTGGTAGCGAAGCAACCTGTTTTTATACTATCTGCTGGAGCTGTGCGCTGTTATCATTTTTATAGcaattgcaaagaaattccgcTTTTATTTATCTCACAGTGGGTTTTTACACTGAATTATGGTACTAACGTGCGAGTgaagaatttcttttgataaaGACTGATAACACCCATGACATTTCTGCATATGCACAAAAAAACCAACGTGCATCAATAATCTTATGCCCGCGTTGCAAATCTATGACACTACCACATATTTTACCGGTTCATCGGGAATTCCGATTCACCGAGGTTATAACCTTTCATTTTGGTATTTGTCAGATATGTAGCAGAGCAGTCTTACAGTGATAATAATGTCGCAATATTGGAATTCTTGGAATTCTGCTTCAATTTCAGTATTATACATCTTTTGCTGTTTCGATTTCCTTACAACTTTGAACATAATACCATAATAGCTCTCCAAGAACTTTCAACAAGTTGAGCATATCTTACAAAATCATCATCAGAATGCTTTTACCGAAGGTCTGTGTTTTGGACCGGGAAAAAATGTctgtcaaaaatgtttttatatcAAATATGATTCTGATTCCAAGGACTTTTGTTTCATCTATGCCTactttcacacaaaaaaaaggtttctaCTGAACTCGGTCGAAAGTAAATAACACTacgaaaaatggaatttcctgctctgaacaaaattgaaattcctaCGCTCAAAAAGTATGAAAAAAGTCTTTTTAACTCGAACGATGCATATAGCAACATCAGTCACTTCGCAGTCATCAAAGGATCACATTGACAATACACAAAGTAAAATTGTCGTTCGCATTGTCTGTCTAACGCTAAAGTATTTCTGTGACAACAAGTACAAAATGATGACATCACgaaccatttttattttgcttactGTGTTGGGAATGTTTTTGGGAGAACAATGGGACTTATTCAAACCAAGAAACGGCATTCTTCATCCACCCATCAATCCACCgaattacgaaaatattatCGGTTGaatatggaatgtgtacagatagtaataaaaataatttttaagtgACAGACATTGGCTTTTATTGAACGTTTTCGCGAATCTTCAATACACTCTGTTCGACGTCCAAGCAGAAAAGTTGCATTAACAAAAATTGGGTGAATTGGTCAACGGTCAAGGTATCGCCTTCCGCCGTATATGAGCAGGTGTAAGTCAATCGAAATGGAGAGTTTGTCACGAAAGCGTCAACTTGTCGGCGATATTCATTTTGTGCCTTGTTTGTGCCCTGATCTTCTCACTGAATTGTCGGTAAATTCGAAAACTCGAGAATGTTTAACATGTTTGCATATCTTCTACTTTGTAAGAGCTTTTGTTCTCACCGACGAGATTTTGAagcttagagtaattatacctagagaggaaatttgtacgacgaaatgtggtcccaacattaGTTTGTCTTAAATAAGATTGCCCTCTTACCagtaaacattttgtgtttaatGTTGGTACCacggtgtcggggaatctcgcgccgtgCGAAATTCCTACTCTAGAGTGGTAATTTCGCacccatacattttttgaatctccagtttttttgccaatgtgtGGTTGGAAGTCTGCGCGAATTATGGAATTTGGGgcgaatttgattttaaaagttgggaatgggtgcgaactcgatttagagcattttcaaaggaagtgaaagttggaaatgggtgcgaacccGATTTAAAGCGTTTTTGGAAAaccgaaagttggaaatgggtgcgaactcgatttagagcagttttcgaaagactgaaagttggaaatgggtgcgaacttgatttagagcatttttggaaaaactgaaagttggaaatgggtgcgaacttgatttagagcatttttggaaaaactgaaagttggaaatgggtgcgaactcggtttagagcatttttaatggaaatgttaacaaatactgattgaattttccttttacgaaatgttaaCAAAGACTGAggcaattttccttttacgaaatgttcaCAAAGACTGAGGCAAtttatttccaactttcagttcctttgaaaatgctctaaatcgagttcgcactcATTtacaactttcagtttttccaaaactgctctaaatcgagttcgcaccaaTTTCccactttcagtttttccaaaacTGCTCCAAATCGAGTttgcacccatttccaactttcagtttttccaaaactgctctaaatcgagttcgcacccatttccaactttcagtttttccaaaactgctctaaatcgagttcgcatccatttccaactttcagtttttccaaaactgctctaaatcgagttcgcacccatttccaattttttaatttgcctAAAACCATCCGAATTCCATAATTCGCGCCGAATTTTATAGTTCGCGCTGACTTCCAACAACACATGTTCAAAAGTACTGCagatcaaaaaaatgtatgggcgcgaaattaccaCTCTAgagtaggaatttcgcgcggcgcgagattccttttTTCACCATATAAACGTAGTAATCTAGCAACCGGTACCTCAGATTTTaggtaattttgttcgaaatttttgaagagGAAAAGATACTTGTGGAAGCTCCAGTTTCTGTTTTGGTGATGAAATTAAATCGAATTCATCTCTTTGTATTGTTATGTATTTAGTATCAGCCAGTTAGCTTTTTGTCAAGTTTGTAAACGATCTGGAAGAAATTACTGAAATAGTTCTCGATAAATTCAGTAAGTAGTGCTCCAAACATTAACACGTATGAAGTTTACGCGGCCAGATCGATTACAATTAGAGAAAATTCCCTCTCAGAGCGTTGTAggagacaaaaaaaactctatTTGCAACTGATCCCAGCAGTTACATAGTATCAGATAGTTTTCTACACTTTCAACAGGAGAAATgaaaagagacaaaattgacaaaattctCGATCGAGGGACCTGGCCCTCTCACATTTTGGGGCCTATTATATCGGTGTGAATCAAAGATAATCTTAGATTTGTCTTTgcaattatttaaacaaacgTTTTTTAAGAACcaacagaagaaaaagaaCCAGCACTATTTTTTGACTGTATCTGATAGCagagaataaataaaacaatgcTTATgctgaacaaaataaatttattgataaaacatAATGCAAGGAAGGACACTAATGTACGCTGTTAGGGCAATAAGACCATAGTTCAGTGATATTACAACAGTATTGCTGCTTTTGCCATTATCGATTACATCGCCATTTACATTGCCGTTTATATCGCCTATCGGCTCTCCACTCGAAATAAATCCTCCATTACCATGCCCTGATAATGGTGGGTATCGTTGGGGAGTGCCAATTGTTGCATTGTTGCCAGCTGGATAACCGTAATATGGCAGGCCACTATCTGGAGTGTTATCGTGGACTTCTCCACCAATATGTCCAGTAATCTCGCGGATCGGTTCGCCATTTGTCTTTGCAAAAATCGTGAGCAATGCAAGCGAAAGAATGATTGAAATAGCCATTGAGGATTAAGTGGTTTTCGCAGCAAATGGCCTAATGATTCTGTAACAGATTTCCGTCGTAACTGCTTTTATATTCTTGATTTTCAGATGGTTCAAAAACAacagtttcaaaaatttctcgggAATTCCATAAATCTTACAACATTCTATCGCAAATCATATGATTTGAGTTTCAGAGTCGTTATGGTTCATTAAAATATCGAACAATGACGTTGTTTTGATTAAGAATAAGGTAAGGGGTGCTGTACTTGGCAgacaagaattttttgaattttaattttaatcatatttttcaaatattttaaatatctggaattcaatatctcggcTGCCTAAATAACTTGGTTGGGAGGTCGAGaggaaaaagtgaaaaatatgCTGTGAATGACTGCTTTATTTCCTTAAAGaattcttcgatttttttttaagtgtacgATTACGATATGCATCACGACACGATGCCTTTTactaatttcataaaattatctATATTTTCGCGCTTAAATTTTTGCGACCTTTTCTAGTTAGTTGCGTGTCATGGTTTTTCTTCCGCAGAAATGTCATGGAGGTCATCATTGTTAATGAAAGAATAATCCCAGATAGTGAAAAGTCCTGACGAGAAAAACACAGCAACGATAACAGTCTGCAAATCGAGTGTGGGTATAAAAATGTGCTCCGCAACTGGCATCAGTTTAATTCGAATCTTCAAGAGAAGAACAACCTACTACCAACAaagtaagattttttttttcaaaactcaGGACTCTGCGAATTATCGCTAATAAATAATGCATTTTGCAGATgcaaatcatcaaaattgcTCTACTTGTTGCAGCTGCTGTGTTCGCTGTTTTGGCAGGAGCTCAAGCGGAACCAATTCGCGACATTATCGGTTGTGGTAGAACCGATGTTACTGATAATTTATCCTTTAACTTTACACACCCTTGAGATAATTCAAAGAGTGATTAAGATCGCTGTTGTTGAATAAATGAGTGGAAAGGTCAGTGTCATCTtcagtaaataaattcaatttgaatatgCTGCTGCTGCGTAGCCgctatatgaaaaaatttggtAGCTAGAAGAATGTTTGGCCCAATTTTAAATTAGCAGAATATCTTAAAACAGTTTAAACTCGAAAATATTGGTTCGGCCATTATGATTGACGTTTGAAcagttttataaaaaaaaaatcggtgcattttagagacataccgtagaacaattttttttggttagaATAATGATTTacttcgataaaaaaaaatcaaaaattgccTCGACTaataggagaatgatgtttagaaactaagaagaaatgtattTCGATTTTCCGtctcaattttcctttaatcaGCGTTAATGTCTTCAAATCACTTCAATAGTTAAGAACTATTTGCACAAGCGCTAATGTCGATCACGCGCTTATCAAGTCTTTCAAAATGGCTTATGAAATACCCGTAGCTACTAACGGGCAAAGGTGGGCATTGTCCACACTGATAAGAATGAAAGGTATCGGGGAATCTGACACACGGTGCTAAAAGAACGCACTTtaaaactacgtaaaaggtgagcTCAATcacgcaagtttattgctgcaGATGCATTTTAGCAATttcatcgacttaatgacttcttttacaaaatgttggtatcaaaaaatcgTGAGCGaattcaccttttacgtagttgacaaatgcgttgttttagcactgtgtgccaaattacccctcgcccttttcttcaatttcaccatataaaaatatatcTGTCATACTTTCGCCCACCCTGAGAAATCCAGCTAGCTACGGCCCTGATCgtagcaaaatttttattggacaAAATGTAGTCGATCTTCacaatttgacaaaaaagcAGAAGATGTTCAAATTCGTGgcatttattgtttgtttggaTGTATTACAATCAAGTGACTCGTGATTGTGACAGTGCGGTCGGAAACACGCGCAGGAAATTATTGCTGCGTGTCGTGTTTTTTCTTCTGAAGAAATGTCATGGAGGTCATCATTCTTTATCACATGAAATTCTTCATTCGCACAGTACCACGATTCAGTGTAAAAACCAACTGTGAGATaatgaaaagtggaatttcTTCGCAATAGAAACGTCACAACCTCGGTCACACAACGATAACAGTCTTCAATTCCAGTACATGTTTGTTCAGTACAAAAGCGTGTTCCTCCACATCAATTTTCATCAGTTTCATTCGAATCGTCGAGTCAGGAACAACAAGAACCAACCAACAACAAACCAAAGTAAGAATTTTTAACGACATTCAAATCGATCATCGCTTATCAAGAATCCAATTTGCAGATgcaaatcatcaaaattgtaCTACTTGTCGTAGCTGCAGAGTTCGCGGTTTTTGCTGGTATTCAAGCGGATCCGGTTCGCGACATTTATGGTAATGTGTCAGGTGACGTTATAGATAATTCAGTAAACATACACATTCACAATTCCGGTAATAACTGTAAGGGATTGGATGATATGATCGATTCTGGCAGTGTTTGTACAATCATCAATCGTAAATGGAGTGAATATTTATATCCGGTGCAAGGAGCGAATTATGACTGCGAACGACGACAGATATTCACTTGGATACCCGGTGGATGTGACAGCCAATGcaattggaaaattgaaaggTCGGGCaataaatttcgattgaaaagtTTGCACTTTGACGAATATTTGTATGCAGTCGTTGACAGCATGAAATATGATAAGCAAAGACGTAATACGTTCAGTTGGATACCCAGAAGTGCTTGCGACAACGACCAGTgttattggaaaattgaattactaTCAGACGACTGCAGTAAATATGTTACAATTAAGAATGTTGCCTACAATGAATATTTGTATGCAGCCGATGGATTAAACTATGATAAAGATCGACGAAGAGTATTTACTTGGACTGATCACTATAATGTGGCAAATGATCAGGCAAGTCATTGggaaattaaatgttaaattgaaaGGGATGAAAGCACCTAGTAGAGTAGTAGAAAAAATAGAACTTTAATCTATGTAtgcgaaaatttttgttatacctttttttcttattttcattggaaaattGCCATTAAGGGTGCTAATAGTATTATTAGTATTAAAAtgctactctatttgacgtggtaaaacgtctattaccctgctaggtgctttgaagTGATGTGAAAGTGAGAAGGAATGTAGGAATTTCGCTACAATtcgatgtaaataaaatttctttgtacaagctaaaataaaacttgtacgatgaaagaaaaaactaaaaactgtAATTTATGTCTCATTACATCTTATTTCGTATCTTCTGtgttaataaaaaaacgacTAGTGACTACCATGCACAGACGTAATGTATGAAGCCTGTCTGCCCTTCCAGCAAAGCTGGTCCAGGCTGTCCAATGCACAGAATTAATGGATGAGCCTCTCTGCCCTTCCAACAATACGTTCAAGAATGAACGACGAAACGATTTGTCACTTGCGGTTTAGCAAGAAGAGATTTGATTCTTTAAAATGTACATAAACTCAATCGATGCAGTTTAATACGGAATATCTATTTACCAAGCACCAAGTTTCGGAGAATAAGTTCAAAGTTGAAATATGTGAATTTAAGAcaattttccatcatttaccttAGTTGTAATTGCCGGCG
The sequence above is drawn from the Bradysia coprophila strain Holo2 chromosome IV unlocalized genomic scaffold, BU_Bcop_v1 contig_144, whole genome shotgun sequence genome and encodes:
- the LOC119071308 gene encoding uncharacterized protein LOC119071308, which translates into the protein MQIIKIVLLVVAAEFAVFAGIQADPVRDIYGNVSGDVIDNSVNIHIHNSGNNCKGLDDMIDSGSVCTIINRKWSEYLYPVQGANYDCERRQIFTWIPGGCDSQCNWKIERSGNKFRLKSLHFDEYLYAVVDSMKYDKQRRNTFSWIPRSACDNDQCYWKIELLSDDCSKYVTIKNVAYNEYLYAADGLNYDKDRRRVFTWTDHYNVANDQASHWEIKC